The genomic region CTCCATTAATTAAAAGTATTTTCATTATATTACAAATTAATTTACCCCGCAAAACTACAACATTTCTCCCATTCCACCAAATAAAAAAGAGAGAAGTTTATAAACCCCTCTCCTATTTAATTGCCCGTGCGGCTCGCACCTGTCGTCCTACGACCTATTCGTTATTCACTAACTCAAAGTCCATTTGTTTCTTCATCAGGTCGGTGTTCACCACCCGTATCATCACCTCATCGCCGAGCTGGTAAGCGTTCTTAGTTACCTCGCCCACTAAGGAATAAGTCGTCTCATCAAAGACGTAGTAATCGTCCTTTAACGAGCGCGCCCGTACCAAGCCTTCGCACTTGTTCTCATTGATTTCCACATAGATACCCCACTCGGTTACCCCTGAGATGGTACCTGCAAACACTTGGTTCTTGTGCTGCTCCATATACTTTACCTGCATATACTTGATAGAGTCGCGCTCGGCTTGGGCTGCCAAGCTCTCCATTTGTGAGGAGTGCTTACACTTCTCCTCATAGTGCTCTTCACTCTGCGAGGGTGCCCCGTCTAAATAGAGTTGCAACAGCCTATGCACCATCACATCAGGGTAGCGGCGTATGGGCGAAGTAAAGTGGGTGTAATCATCAAAAGCCAGCCCATAGTGCCCGATGTTCTTAGTAGAGTACGCCGCCTTTGCCATCGAGCGTATCGCCAAAGTATCCACCAAGTTCTGTTCGCGCTTGCCTTTGACGCTTTCCAATAGGTTATTCAGGGAATGACTAATCGTCTTCTTATCCTTCATATCGATGCTATAACCGAAGTTATGCACTATGCCGTTGAGGATGGTCAGCTTCTCACCATCAGGCTCATCGTGGATACGGTAGACAAAGGTCTTCTTCTGCTTAGCGATAAACTCCGCCACCTTGCGGTTTGCCAAGAGCATAAACTCCTCAATGAGCTTATTTGCCTCCTTCGCCTCTTTGAAATACACCCCTATCGGATTGCTATTCTCGTCCAAATCGAACTTCACTTCTACCTTGTCAAAGGAGATAGCCCCGTGCTTCATACGGCGTTCCCTGAGCTGTACTGCCAAGTCGTTCAGCGTGAGGGTGGCATCTACTATCTCCTCCCCTACCCTATATTCCAAGCCCGTAAGCGAGGTTGCTGCACTCATAAGGTATTCCGACCCCACTGTTGCTCTTTCGATGATTTCCTGTGCCTCTTCGTAGGCAAATCGCTGGTCGGAGAGCGTTACCGTCCGCCCTATCCACGTATTGAGCACCTGTGCATTCTTGTTCATCTCAAAGACTGCCGAAAAGGTATATTTCTCTTCATTAGGGCGCAAGGAGCAAGCAAAGTTGGAGAGCACCTCTGGTAGCATCGGCACTACCCTATCCACCAAATAGACGGAGGTTGCCCGCTCGTATGCCTCATCGTCTAATATCGTGCCTTCTTTTACGTAGTGCGACACGTCCGCAATGTGTACGCCTACCTCGTAATTGCCGTTCTCTAACACTCTGAACGACAGCGCATCGTCAAAGTCCTTCGCGTCCTTAGGATCGATAGTAAAGGTAAGCACCTCTCGCATATCTCTTCGTTTAGCTATCTCTTCGGGTTTGATACTTACGTCCAAGCCTTTGGCGTACTCCTCTACCTCGACAGGGAAAGAAATCGGCAGCCCGTATTCCACCAAAATAGAGTGCATTTCGGTATCCTGTTCCCCTGGTTTGCCCAATATCTGCTCTACCACGCCCATTGGCGACTGCGATTTGCCTTCCCACGCATCGATACGCACAATCACACGGTCGCCATTCTCTGCCCCGCCCAGGTCGCTCTTGCGCACAAAGATATCCGTATACATACGGTGATCGGTAGGCAGCACAAAGGCGAAGTTCTTGCTCAGCTGCACCGTACCGACAAAGCGCATCTTATTGCGTTCCAACACTTTGGTAATCTCTCCTTCGAGCTTCTTACGACCCCGAAAGCGCGGAAATACATACACCTCCACCAAATCGCCGTGGAGTGCCTTGTTCAAAAAGTTGGGCGCGATGTAGATGTCGTGATCCAATCCTTCTACAATCACATAGCCGCTGCCCTTGTGGTTCACATCGAGCGTACCGGTATAGTAGTGCTGCGAAGACAAGGCTTGATACTTGCCGCGCTCCACCTCCACGATTTTCTTTTTCTCTTTCAGCTGCACGAGCTTCTTGATGATCATATCGCGCTTGGAAGGCTCATCAGCCCCCAATTTGGCAGCGATTTGTTTGTAATTAAAACTCTCATTAGGGTGTTTTTCCAGCACCTCAAAAATCCCTCTGGTGAGTTCGTATTGCTTTTTCTTAGCTTGTTTTTTACGATTTCTTTTCATAATTCTTTAATTAAAATATTTATATACAATTCTTTTTTATAACTTATTAATTTACAACCCTTCACATACTATTCTTTACACCCCCTACCCTCTTCAAAGGGGGATTTGCAGTGAGCAAAAGCACTTTTTCAATATGTTAGGTAGATTGCGGTACGTTAACCTCCCCTTTGAAGGTAGTCCTGCGCGGGCGCAAAGCAGGAGTATGTCTATAGGGGGTTGTTCCTAATCGCAGGAGTTTGTAAAAATACAAAATTACACTATTCTACGCTATCTGCCAAACAATCCGCAAAATTTTTCTCGCTCGTTGCTGAGATTTCAACAATTCTATAAATAAAAATAAAAGAAATTTTTTTATAAAAAAGAAGGGTTATTATTATTATCGGGTGCAAATTACACAAAACTTTTTCGCTTAAAATTTGCTTATCTCGTTTATACTTTTTTATCAATATTTACTAACACTATTACCCCCGTAAAATCCTTGTTTTACAGCGGTATAATCAAAACTGTTAATAACCTTTTTTGCGCTATCAACAACCGATTGTCGATAACTTTTTATCGCTGTCCTTGTTGATAACTCTGCCTCTTGCAGTGGATATTTTATGATAAATAAATTTGCTTTTTTCATCTCCCTTGCTGTATATACACCCGACGGATTCTTCCAAATTTTTTAGTACTTTTTATTGAAAAAGTTATCCACAAAACCGCCTATTTTGAGTGGCTTTATTTTGAGCCGATTACAAAAACTTATCAGTTGCCTTGTTGATAATTTTGTACCTTGCATTACTTCTGTGGTCATTCGTATCTAAAAACTTATTTTTCTTTAAGATAGCCGTTATATGGCAAAAATTGTGTACCTTTGCGCGAAGATTATATTGGTGGTTATGAAAGACAGAAAGCAAAGTTTGCTCTATTTAGAAATGAAGACACATCAACTGAAAGTGCCCTATACGGGCAAGATGCGGCGCGTGAGGGTGCTTTTGCCTGCCGACTACGACGAGCACCCCGATGCGGCTTACCCCGTGGTGTATATGCACGACGGGCAGAACGTTTTCCACAGTCGTGAGGCATACAGCGGTCATTCGTGGAAGGTGGTGGAGACCATTCGCCGCAATCCTGATATGCCCAAGATGATCGTGGTGGGTATTGACAACGATGAGGACAACCGTATGAATGAGTACGCTCCGTGGCGCTTTACCGACCTTCCTGAGCTCTCCTTCGACTACTCCGTGGGTGGAGTGGGCAGTGAGTACGCCGCCTTTGTGATGCAGGTGATAAAGCCCTTTATCGACAGTGAGTATCGCACCAAGACCGACAAGGCGCATACGGTGATGATAGGCAGCTCGCTCGGGGCGAACATCACTCAGTATATGGGGCTGGCATACAAGGATAAGATCGGCGGTCTGGGGGTGTTTTCCTCAGCTAACTGGCTGAATTTAGAGCAGTTCGAGCGTTATATCAAGAAGTTTACCCTCGACGAACATCAGCGCGTATACATCGAGGTAGGTACGCAGGAGGGTGACGACACCGACAAAGGGCTTACCTACGGCAACGTAAAGCAGTCGTACATCAGTGCCTCGCTGGACTATTACCGTCAGCTGATTGACGCAGGGATGCCCACCGAGAACATCTCGCTGAACGTCATCGCCGAAGGTACCCACAGCGAGGAATGCTGGGCAGCCTTCCTGCCCGAATGTCTGCGGTTTTTAAGTGAGATGTGGGGAGAGTAGGGGGTAGGACAGGTGATAACGGATAAAGAACGAAGAAAGAACGGACAGCAATGCCAAAGTTTGTTTCTCGTTTTTTGTATGGATGTACAAAGAACGAAATAAATTGTTAGAATATAAGAAAACAATACCTAAAAAGACAACCATATGAATTTCGAACATTTACATCATTACAGTGGAAATTTGGGCAGAGAGATGCCGTTGAACCGTTATGGGCACGCGGGACTGCCGATAGTGGTATTTCCGTCCTCTGGGGGGCGGTATTACGAGTATGCTGACTTTGGGATGATTGAAGCCTGCCAGTGGTTTATCGACAGCGGTAAAGTGCAGTTCTTCACCCTCGACAGCATCGACAATGAGAGTTGGCTCTGCCAGAGCAAAAGTGCGCACGACAAGGCGGAGGCGCATACGCGCTTTGAGAAGTACGTGATTGAGGAGGCAATCCCTTTTATCAAGCACCATACGGGTTGGTTTGACCCGATGATGACCACGGGTTGCAGTATGGGTGCTTACCACGCGCTGAATATCTTTTTGCAACACCCTGATGTGTTCAACAAGGTGATTGCGCTCAGTGGGGTGTACGATGCGCGTTTCTTCTGTGGGGAGTACGGCGATGATGCGGCTGTCTTTCGCAATTCGCCCAGCGACAATATTTGGCTACAGAACGACTCGTGGTTTATCGACCGCTATCGTGAGGCG from Capnocytophaga haemolytica harbors:
- the rnr gene encoding ribonuclease R, which translates into the protein MKRNRKKQAKKKQYELTRGIFEVLEKHPNESFNYKQIAAKLGADEPSKRDMIIKKLVQLKEKKKIVEVERGKYQALSSQHYYTGTLDVNHKGSGYVIVEGLDHDIYIAPNFLNKALHGDLVEVYVFPRFRGRKKLEGEITKVLERNKMRFVGTVQLSKNFAFVLPTDHRMYTDIFVRKSDLGGAENGDRVIVRIDAWEGKSQSPMGVVEQILGKPGEQDTEMHSILVEYGLPISFPVEVEEYAKGLDVSIKPEEIAKRRDMREVLTFTIDPKDAKDFDDALSFRVLENGNYEVGVHIADVSHYVKEGTILDDEAYERATSVYLVDRVVPMLPEVLSNFACSLRPNEEKYTFSAVFEMNKNAQVLNTWIGRTVTLSDQRFAYEEAQEIIERATVGSEYLMSAATSLTGLEYRVGEEIVDATLTLNDLAVQLRERRMKHGAISFDKVEVKFDLDENSNPIGVYFKEAKEANKLIEEFMLLANRKVAEFIAKQKKTFVYRIHDEPDGEKLTILNGIVHNFGYSIDMKDKKTISHSLNNLLESVKGKREQNLVDTLAIRSMAKAAYSTKNIGHYGLAFDDYTHFTSPIRRYPDVMVHRLLQLYLDGAPSQSEEHYEEKCKHSSQMESLAAQAERDSIKYMQVKYMEQHKNQVFAGTISGVTEWGIYVEINENKCEGLVRARSLKDDYYVFDETTYSLVGEVTKNAYQLGDEVMIRVVNTDLMKKQMDFELVNNE
- a CDS encoding alpha/beta hydrolase — protein: MAKIVYLCAKIILVVMKDRKQSLLYLEMKTHQLKVPYTGKMRRVRVLLPADYDEHPDAAYPVVYMHDGQNVFHSREAYSGHSWKVVETIRRNPDMPKMIVVGIDNDEDNRMNEYAPWRFTDLPELSFDYSVGGVGSEYAAFVMQVIKPFIDSEYRTKTDKAHTVMIGSSLGANITQYMGLAYKDKIGGLGVFSSANWLNLEQFERYIKKFTLDEHQRVYIEVGTQEGDDTDKGLTYGNVKQSYISASLDYYRQLIDAGMPTENISLNVIAEGTHSEECWAAFLPECLRFLSEMWGE
- a CDS encoding esterase family protein; this encodes MNFEHLHHYSGNLGREMPLNRYGHAGLPIVVFPSSGGRYYEYADFGMIEACQWFIDSGKVQFFTLDSIDNESWLCQSKSAHDKAEAHTRFEKYVIEEAIPFIKHHTGWFDPMMTTGCSMGAYHALNIFLQHPDVFNKVIALSGVYDARFFCGEYGDDAAVFRNSPSDNIWLQNDSWFIDRYREADIIVCTGLGAWEQDGLPSFYNLKAAFEEKHIPAWFDEWGYDVAHDWPWWRVQMPYFLRFEV